A single genomic interval of Devosia oryziradicis harbors:
- a CDS encoding bifunctional allantoicase/(S)-ureidoglycine aminohydrolase produces the protein MADTTYASPAAGLPPQAALHTGRAVFTEAYALIPHGVMRDIVTSYLPHWDQTRAWVIARPLTGFSETFSQYIMEVMPGGGSTRPEPNPQAEGVLFVVDGQASLTVEGKTHLLKPGGYAFLPAGCAWSLANKGSFPVRFHWVRKRYEAVDGIEAPTAFVANEQDEPIIWMPGTNNTWGTTRFVDPTDLRHDMHVNIVTLEPGAVIPFEETHVMEHGLYVLEGKAVYRLNRDWVEVEAGDFMWLRAYCPQACYAGPSRFRYLLYKDVNRHMKLDL, from the coding sequence ATGGCCGATACCACCTACGCCTCGCCAGCAGCGGGCCTGCCCCCACAAGCCGCTCTCCACACCGGACGTGCCGTCTTCACCGAGGCTTATGCCCTCATCCCGCACGGGGTTATGCGCGACATCGTTACCAGCTACCTGCCGCACTGGGACCAGACCCGGGCCTGGGTGATCGCCCGACCGCTCACAGGATTCTCCGAGACGTTCTCGCAATACATCATGGAAGTGATGCCCGGTGGCGGCAGCACCCGGCCCGAGCCCAATCCGCAGGCCGAAGGGGTGCTGTTTGTCGTCGATGGCCAAGCCAGCCTGACGGTCGAAGGCAAGACCCACCTGCTCAAGCCTGGCGGCTACGCCTTCCTGCCGGCCGGCTGCGCCTGGAGCCTGGCCAACAAGGGCAGCTTCCCCGTCCGCTTCCACTGGGTGCGCAAGCGCTACGAAGCGGTCGATGGCATCGAGGCACCGACCGCCTTCGTGGCCAACGAGCAGGATGAACCCATCATCTGGATGCCCGGCACCAACAATACCTGGGGCACGACCCGCTTCGTCGATCCCACCGATTTGCGCCACGACATGCATGTGAACATCGTCACGCTCGAACCCGGTGCGGTCATTCCCTTCGAGGAAACCCATGTCATGGAGCACGGCCTCTACGTCCTCGAAGGCAAGGCCGTCTATCGCCTCAATCGGGATTGGGTCGAAGTCGAGGCCGGCGACTTCATGTGGCTGCGCGCCTACTGTCCCCAGGCCTGCTACGCCGGCCCGAGCCGGTTCCGCTACCTCCTGTACAAGGACGTTAACCGCCACATGAAGCTGGACCTCTAG
- a CDS encoding glutathione S-transferase family protein has protein sequence MYTLYVANKNYSSWSLRPWVLMRELTIPFDEQVRPFTDGPALAFGDVSPSGRFPCLVDGDTVVWDSLAITEYLAESHPTVWPADKVARAFARSAAAEMHSGFGSLRNVCGMNVGIRVELASIPDGLASDLARLDALWTEGLTRFGGPFLAGSRFSAVDAFFTAVAFRIQSYDLKLSAPARAYAQRLLDLPSMQDWYQAAVKETWRKQAYEREALAAGRIVADYRATA, from the coding sequence ATGTACACACTCTATGTCGCCAACAAGAACTACTCGTCCTGGTCGCTGCGCCCCTGGGTGCTGATGCGCGAACTGACCATCCCCTTCGACGAGCAGGTCCGCCCCTTCACCGACGGCCCTGCGCTCGCCTTTGGCGATGTCTCCCCGAGCGGTCGCTTCCCCTGCCTGGTCGATGGCGACACGGTGGTCTGGGACTCACTCGCCATCACCGAATATCTCGCCGAGTCCCATCCGACGGTCTGGCCGGCCGACAAGGTTGCCCGCGCCTTCGCCCGCTCGGCAGCAGCCGAGATGCATTCAGGCTTCGGCAGCCTGCGCAATGTCTGCGGCATGAATGTCGGCATTCGCGTGGAACTGGCATCCATCCCCGACGGGCTCGCTAGCGACCTTGCCCGCCTTGACGCACTCTGGACCGAGGGCCTGACCCGCTTCGGTGGCCCGTTCCTCGCCGGCAGCCGCTTCAGCGCCGTCGACGCCTTCTTCACCGCCGTCGCCTTCCGCATCCAGAGCTACGACCTCAAGCTCAGCGCCCCGGCCCGCGCCTATGCCCAGCGCCTGCTCGACCTGCCGTCCATGCAGGATTGGTACCAGGCCGCCGTCAAGGAAACCTGGCGCAAGCAGGCCTATGAGCGCGAAGCCCTTGCCGCCGGCCGCATCGTCGCCGATTATCGTGCGACCGCCTGA
- a CDS encoding ArsR/SmtB family transcription factor: MSTEDENDLIFKALGHRSRRRIVDLLKLEPRTTGMLCDLMPELDRCTVMQHLGVLEEAGLVVAERRGRERWNYLDALPIHAIHERWIGPYAAYATSMLSKLKSQVETPA; this comes from the coding sequence ATGTCAACCGAAGACGAAAACGACCTGATTTTCAAGGCTCTGGGCCACCGCTCGCGGCGGCGGATCGTCGATCTGCTGAAGCTCGAGCCGCGCACCACCGGCATGCTGTGCGACCTGATGCCGGAGTTGGACCGCTGCACGGTGATGCAGCATCTGGGCGTGCTCGAAGAGGCTGGTCTGGTCGTGGCCGAGCGGCGCGGTCGCGAGCGCTGGAATTACCTCGACGCCCTGCCCATCCATGCCATCCACGAGCGCTGGATCGGCCCTTACGCCGCCTATGCGACGTCGATGCTGAGCAAGCTCAAGAGCCAGGTCGAAACGCCCGCCTGA
- a CDS encoding SRPBCC family protein, with protein sequence MNQNDYTSHFVVKSDPAAVYAAIVAVRDWWGGEIEGDADRIGGEFTYRFKDLHASRQRVTELMPGRKVAWHVVDGAINFVADPSEWTGTDIVFDITPVAGGTEVRITHVGLVPQKECFEDCSQGWNYYFGGSLKSFIETSAVKQAS encoded by the coding sequence ATGAATCAGAATGATTACACGTCGCATTTCGTGGTGAAGTCCGATCCGGCAGCGGTCTATGCCGCCATCGTCGCGGTGCGCGATTGGTGGGGTGGCGAAATCGAGGGCGACGCCGATCGGATCGGTGGAGAGTTTACGTACCGTTTCAAGGACCTGCATGCCTCGCGTCAGCGGGTGACCGAACTGATGCCAGGCCGCAAGGTTGCCTGGCACGTGGTGGATGGGGCGATCAACTTCGTGGCCGACCCTTCAGAATGGACCGGCACCGACATCGTCTTCGACATCACGCCGGTTGCCGGCGGGACGGAAGTGCGCATTACCCATGTCGGCCTTGTGCCGCAGAAGGAATGCTTCGAGGACTGTTCGCAGGGCTGGAACTACTATTTCGGCGGCAGTCTCAAGTCGTTCATTGAGACGAGCGCGGTCAAGCAGGCGAGTTGA
- a CDS encoding SRPBCC family protein, with protein MRAVESRGARQAPEFRVSGRISKPVHEVFEAVVDPKQLSGYFTTGGAKGRLETGATVTWDFHDFPGAFPVHVIEVVPDRKVVLHWGAADGTPDQGGAYDTTVTMTFEALEDGRTLVTIAETGWRDTQAARKAAFGNCEGWTGMLCALKVYIEHGINLREGFYK; from the coding sequence ATGCGAGCAGTAGAAAGCCGCGGTGCCCGGCAGGCACCGGAGTTTCGGGTGTCGGGCCGGATCAGCAAGCCGGTGCACGAGGTCTTCGAGGCCGTGGTCGATCCCAAGCAGCTTAGTGGCTATTTCACCACCGGCGGGGCGAAGGGTCGGCTGGAGACTGGGGCGACCGTGACCTGGGATTTCCATGATTTCCCCGGCGCGTTTCCGGTGCATGTCATCGAGGTGGTGCCGGACCGAAAGGTCGTGCTGCATTGGGGCGCCGCCGACGGTACGCCCGACCAGGGTGGCGCTTATGACACCACGGTCACCATGACCTTCGAGGCTCTCGAAGATGGCCGCACCTTGGTGACCATCGCCGAGACCGGCTGGCGCGACACCCAGGCCGCGCGGAAAGCCGCCTTCGGCAATTGCGAGGGCTGGACCGGCATGCTCTGCGCGCTCAAGGTCTATATCGAGCACGGCATCAACCTGCGCGAGGGATTCTACAAGTAG
- the puuE gene encoding allantoinase PuuE has protein sequence MRYPRDMHGYGPNPPHANWPGGAHVAVQFVLNYEEGGENNILHGDAGSEAFLADVVGAVPWPGLRHWNIESMYEYGARAGFWRLHKLFTEAQLPVTIYGVATALMRAPAQLAAMQAAGWEIASHGYKWVEHKDMPPDIERQQIAEAIRLHTIATGERPRGWYTGRCSLNTVDLVSEEGGFAYISDTYDDDLPYWRVHLGRPQLIIPYTLSANDMRFVTASGFGNGEEYFQFLKDSFDCLYAEGKAGSPKMMSIGLHCRLVGQPGRYQALKKFVDYIKGFDKVWIPTRLAIAEHWAREHPYVAPEVVPSDLDQAEFVARYGSIFEHSPWIAERAWAGELAPANDTAIGLHFALRTQFRMATPEERLAVLRAHPDLAGKLAAARRLTEASTAEQASAGLDALTDGERARFTELNEHYVEKFGFPFIIAVRDNTKASILAAFEQRINNSAETEFATACAQVERIALLRLQAALP, from the coding sequence ATGCGCTACCCCCGCGACATGCACGGCTACGGCCCCAACCCGCCCCATGCCAACTGGCCTGGCGGCGCCCATGTTGCGGTGCAGTTCGTGCTCAACTACGAAGAGGGCGGCGAGAACAATATCCTGCATGGCGATGCGGGTTCGGAGGCCTTCCTGGCCGACGTGGTCGGGGCAGTACCCTGGCCGGGGCTGCGGCACTGGAACATCGAATCCATGTACGAATACGGTGCGCGCGCCGGCTTCTGGCGGCTGCACAAGCTTTTCACCGAGGCGCAGCTGCCCGTCACCATCTATGGAGTCGCCACCGCGCTGATGCGTGCCCCGGCGCAGCTTGCGGCGATGCAGGCGGCCGGCTGGGAGATTGCCAGCCACGGCTACAAGTGGGTCGAACACAAGGACATGCCCCCCGATATCGAGCGGCAACAGATCGCCGAAGCCATCCGGCTACACACCATCGCAACGGGGGAGCGGCCGCGTGGCTGGTATACCGGGCGCTGCTCGCTCAACACGGTCGACCTCGTTTCCGAGGAGGGCGGCTTTGCCTATATCTCGGATACCTATGATGATGATCTGCCCTATTGGCGAGTACATCTGGGCCGGCCCCAGCTGATCATCCCCTACACGCTCAGCGCCAACGACATGCGCTTCGTCACCGCTTCGGGCTTCGGCAATGGCGAGGAATACTTCCAGTTTCTCAAGGACAGCTTCGATTGCCTCTATGCCGAGGGCAAGGCAGGTTCGCCCAAGATGATGTCCATCGGCCTCCACTGCCGGCTGGTGGGTCAGCCCGGCCGCTACCAGGCCCTCAAGAAATTCGTCGACTACATCAAGGGTTTCGACAAGGTGTGGATCCCGACCCGCCTGGCAATTGCCGAACACTGGGCGAGGGAACATCCCTATGTCGCGCCGGAGGTGGTTCCGTCTGATCTCGACCAAGCCGAGTTCGTTGCTCGCTATGGCTCCATATTCGAGCATTCTCCCTGGATCGCGGAGCGTGCCTGGGCCGGTGAACTCGCCCCGGCCAACGATACCGCCATTGGCCTCCATTTCGCTTTGCGCACGCAGTTCCGCATGGCGACGCCGGAAGAACGGCTCGCCGTGCTGCGCGCCCACCCCGACCTCGCCGGCAAGCTGGCCGCCGCCAGACGACTGACCGAGGCGTCGACAGCCGAACAGGCGTCGGCCGGGCTCGACGCGCTTACGGACGGCGAGCGCGCGCGCTTCACCGAACTCAACGAACACTATGTCGAGAAATTCGGCTTCCCCTTCATCATCGCCGTGCGCGACAACACCAAGGCCTCGATCCTCGCCGCCTTCGAGCAGCGCATCAACAACAGCGCGGAGACAGAATTTGCCACGGCCTGCGCGCAAGTGGAGCGGATCGCGCTGCTGAGGTTACAGGCGGCTTTGCCGTGA
- the uraH gene encoding hydroxyisourate hydrolase has protein sequence MAGSGRLTTHVLDTMHGKPARGMRLELLFVHGDHNHHIADSYTNADGRVDQPLLDEDQFQHGEFEIHFHVGQYFERLGVELEAPFLDVVPIRFTISEDKHYHVPLLVSPFAYSTYRGS, from the coding sequence ATGGCGGGTAGTGGACGCCTTACGACTCATGTCCTGGATACCATGCACGGCAAGCCGGCGCGGGGCATGCGTCTCGAATTGCTGTTCGTGCATGGTGACCACAATCACCATATCGCCGACAGCTACACCAATGCCGATGGACGGGTGGATCAGCCGCTGCTGGACGAGGACCAGTTCCAGCATGGCGAGTTCGAGATTCACTTCCATGTCGGGCAGTATTTCGAACGGCTGGGCGTCGAACTCGAAGCACCATTCCTCGACGTAGTGCCTATCCGCTTCACGATTTCGGAAGACAAGCACTATCACGTGCCGCTGCTGGTCAGCCCCTTCGCCTATTCCACCTATCGGGGGAGCTAG
- the xdhA gene encoding xanthine dehydrogenase small subunit — protein sequence MVEVSGAIRFILNDEEISLSDLKPDTTLLDWLRLERRLRGSKEGCAEGDCGACTVLVGRLAGDEIIYDSVTACIRFVGSLHGTHVVTIEHLRGKDGVLHPVQQAMVDYHGSQCGFCTPGFVMSLYGLWMRDPEPSQAAIEKALQGNLCRCTGYAPIIRAGKAISSYGRPEADPLWAERIALKGRIKAINDGTRVEIGEGTDRIIVPANLDDFAAIYEANPAATIVNGSTDVGLWVTKFMRPIGPVIFINHLQELKRIAENDSEVRFYAGVSYSEALPVVAANFPDMGELWNRIAGEQIRNMGTIGGNIANGSPIGDTPPPFIALGAKLSLRRGEHRREIKLEDYFLAYGKQDRQPGEFVESVTIPLLPEGEKFAVYKVSKRREEDISALCGAFRIFVNDGGTVGMARIAFGGMAATPKRARAVEAALVGKPWTQATVDAAVAAFASDYQPISDMRASAEYRLLTARNLLQRFFLETTGQGQRLRREVA from the coding sequence ATGGTCGAGGTCTCCGGCGCCATCCGCTTCATCCTCAATGACGAGGAAATCAGCCTCAGCGACCTGAAGCCCGATACGACCCTGCTCGATTGGCTGCGGCTGGAGCGGCGCCTTCGCGGCTCCAAGGAAGGCTGCGCCGAGGGCGATTGCGGCGCCTGCACCGTGCTGGTCGGGCGGCTGGCCGGGGACGAAATCATCTATGACTCGGTCACGGCCTGCATCCGGTTCGTGGGGAGTCTCCATGGCACCCATGTGGTGACGATCGAGCATCTGCGCGGCAAGGATGGCGTGCTGCATCCGGTGCAGCAGGCGATGGTCGACTACCATGGCAGCCAGTGCGGTTTCTGCACACCGGGCTTCGTGATGAGCCTCTATGGCCTGTGGATGCGCGATCCCGAACCCAGCCAGGCCGCCATCGAGAAGGCGTTGCAGGGTAATCTCTGCCGCTGCACCGGCTATGCACCGATCATTCGCGCCGGCAAGGCGATTTCGAGCTACGGCCGGCCCGAGGCCGATCCGCTCTGGGCCGAGCGCATCGCGCTCAAGGGCAGGATCAAGGCGATCAATGATGGCACGCGGGTCGAAATCGGCGAGGGCACCGACCGCATTATCGTGCCGGCGAACCTGGATGATTTTGCCGCGATCTACGAGGCCAATCCTGCCGCGACCATCGTGAACGGCTCGACCGATGTCGGCTTGTGGGTCACCAAGTTCATGCGGCCCATCGGGCCGGTGATCTTCATCAATCACCTTCAGGAGCTCAAGCGCATCGCCGAGAACGACAGCGAAGTGCGGTTCTATGCGGGGGTGAGCTATTCGGAGGCGCTGCCTGTCGTTGCGGCCAATTTCCCCGATATGGGCGAACTCTGGAACCGCATCGCCGGCGAGCAGATCCGCAACATGGGGACCATAGGCGGCAATATCGCCAACGGTTCGCCGATCGGTGACACGCCGCCGCCGTTCATCGCGCTGGGCGCGAAGCTCAGCCTGCGCCGGGGTGAGCACCGCCGCGAGATCAAGCTCGAGGATTACTTCCTCGCCTATGGCAAGCAGGACCGGCAGCCTGGCGAGTTCGTCGAGAGCGTCACCATCCCGCTCCTGCCCGAAGGCGAGAAATTCGCCGTGTACAAGGTCTCAAAGCGACGCGAGGAAGACATTTCGGCGTTGTGCGGTGCCTTCCGGATATTCGTCAACGACGGGGGCACGGTCGGCATGGCCCGCATCGCCTTCGGTGGCATGGCAGCCACCCCCAAGCGCGCCAGGGCGGTCGAGGCGGCGCTGGTGGGCAAGCCGTGGACCCAGGCAACCGTAGACGCGGCAGTTGCTGCCTTTGCCAGTGACTACCAGCCAATCTCCGACATGCGCGCCAGTGCCGAATACCGGCTGCTGACCGCGCGGAACCTGTTGCAGCGCTTCTTCCTTGAAACCACCGGGCAGGGCCAGCGGCTCCGCCGGGAGGTGGCATGA
- the xdhB gene encoding xanthine dehydrogenase molybdopterin binding subunit produces MNKHDAPIALASLHTATRHDSGPKHVAGSAEYIDDMVEPEGTVHAYLALSTNAHAEIVSIDLAATRAAPGVIGILTADDIPGENDVSPSHKHDEPIFAIGKVHFWGQPLFAVVAETRDQARRAAHLAKVEYRDLPYHTNVRAAQAAGGKLVTEPLKLERGDVAAGMADAQHRIKGSIAIGGQDHFYLEGHIAMAVPGEDEDVTVYSSTQHPSEVQLMVAQVLGIRHHAVTVNVRRMGGGFGGKETQGNLFAAVVALAAKKWNRTCKIRPDRDDDMTATGKRHDFVVDYDVGYDDSGKIHAVDAVYGARAGFSSDLSGPVTDRALFHADNAYWYPAVRVRSEPLYTNTVSNTAFRGFGGPQGMMAAERWIEDIAYALGKDPLDVRKANFYGLDTNNVTPYHQKVEDNVIHRVVDELEASADYQARRAAVLAYNQGSSVLKKGIALTPVKFGISFTATWYNQAGALVHVYKDGSIHLSHGGTEMGQGLYIKVAQVLADAFGVGLDTVKIMATTTGKVPNTSATAASSGSDLNGMAAFDAARQIKERLTTHAARLHQVSEGEVTWVQGGIQAGTTFVPFAELAASAYLNRVQLSAAGFYQTPKIHWDRATGRGHPFYYFAYGASVSEVTIDTLTGEYTVDRVDILHDMGRSLNPAIDIGQVEGGFIQGMGWLTTEELVWDDKGQLRTKAPSTYKIPLASDVPPVFNVKLAEWSENREPTIGRSKAVGEPPLMLAMSVVEALSMAVASVADYRIAPRLDTPVTPERVLMGVERLKREARG; encoded by the coding sequence ATGAACAAGCACGACGCCCCCATCGCGCTGGCCAGCCTCCATACCGCGACCCGCCACGACAGCGGACCCAAGCATGTTGCCGGTTCGGCCGAATATATCGACGACATGGTGGAGCCTGAGGGCACGGTGCATGCCTATCTGGCGCTATCCACCAATGCGCATGCCGAGATCGTCTCGATCGACCTGGCCGCGACGAGGGCAGCCCCGGGGGTCATCGGCATTCTGACCGCCGACGACATTCCCGGCGAGAACGATGTTTCGCCCAGCCACAAGCACGACGAGCCGATCTTTGCGATCGGCAAGGTGCATTTCTGGGGGCAGCCGCTGTTCGCCGTGGTTGCCGAGACGCGCGACCAGGCGCGGCGGGCCGCGCATCTGGCCAAGGTCGAATATCGCGACCTGCCGTATCATACCAATGTACGGGCGGCGCAGGCCGCCGGTGGCAAGCTGGTGACCGAGCCGCTCAAGCTGGAGCGTGGCGACGTCGCTGCCGGCATGGCGGACGCGCAGCATCGCATCAAGGGCAGCATTGCCATTGGCGGGCAGGACCATTTCTATCTCGAAGGCCATATCGCCATGGCGGTGCCGGGCGAGGACGAAGACGTCACGGTCTATTCCTCGACGCAGCATCCCAGCGAAGTGCAACTGATGGTCGCCCAGGTGCTCGGCATCCGCCACCATGCCGTGACCGTCAACGTGCGGCGGATGGGCGGCGGCTTTGGCGGCAAGGAAACGCAGGGCAACCTGTTCGCGGCCGTGGTGGCCCTGGCGGCCAAGAAGTGGAACCGCACCTGCAAGATCCGGCCGGACCGCGACGACGACATGACGGCCACCGGCAAGCGGCACGATTTCGTGGTCGATTACGACGTCGGCTATGATGACAGCGGCAAGATCCACGCCGTCGACGCCGTCTATGGTGCCCGTGCCGGATTTTCGTCCGACCTTAGCGGCCCGGTGACCGACCGCGCCCTGTTCCATGCCGACAACGCCTACTGGTATCCGGCCGTGCGGGTGCGCAGCGAGCCGCTCTATACCAATACAGTCTCCAACACCGCTTTTCGCGGCTTTGGTGGTCCGCAGGGCATGATGGCGGCCGAGCGCTGGATCGAAGATATCGCCTATGCCCTGGGCAAGGACCCACTCGACGTCAGGAAGGCCAATTTCTACGGCCTCGACACCAATAATGTGACGCCCTACCACCAGAAGGTGGAGGACAATGTCATCCACCGCGTGGTGGATGAACTCGAAGCCAGTGCGGACTACCAGGCGCGGCGAGCGGCGGTGCTCGCTTACAACCAGGGCAGTTCCGTCCTCAAGAAGGGCATTGCCCTCACGCCGGTCAAGTTCGGCATATCGTTCACGGCCACCTGGTACAACCAGGCCGGGGCGCTGGTACATGTCTACAAGGATGGCTCGATCCATCTCAGCCATGGCGGCACCGAGATGGGGCAGGGCCTCTATATCAAGGTAGCGCAGGTACTGGCCGATGCCTTCGGCGTCGGGCTCGACACGGTCAAGATCATGGCGACGACGACAGGCAAGGTGCCCAATACCTCCGCCACCGCCGCCTCGTCGGGTTCCGACCTCAACGGCATGGCCGCCTTCGACGCCGCCCGGCAGATCAAGGAGCGCCTGACCACCCACGCGGCGAGGCTGCATCAGGTCAGCGAAGGCGAGGTCACCTGGGTGCAAGGTGGCATCCAGGCAGGGACGACCTTTGTGCCCTTCGCCGAACTGGCCGCATCGGCCTATCTCAACCGCGTGCAGCTCTCGGCGGCCGGATTCTACCAAACGCCCAAGATTCACTGGGACCGGGCCACGGGCCGGGGCCATCCGTTCTACTACTTCGCCTATGGCGCTTCGGTCAGCGAGGTGACCATCGATACGCTGACCGGCGAATACACGGTGGATCGCGTCGACATTCTCCATGACATGGGCAGGTCGCTCAATCCGGCCATCGATATCGGACAGGTCGAAGGCGGTTTCATCCAGGGCATGGGGTGGCTGACCACCGAAGAACTCGTGTGGGACGACAAGGGCCAGCTGCGCACCAAGGCGCCCTCGACCTACAAGATCCCGTTGGCCTCGGACGTTCCGCCGGTTTTCAATGTCAAACTGGCCGAGTGGTCCGAAAACAGGGAACCGACGATCGGCCGCTCCAAGGCCGTCGGCGAGCCGCCGCTGATGCTGGCGATGAGCGTGGTCGAAGCACTGAGCATGGCGGTGGCCTCGGTGGCCGACTACCGCATCGCGCCGCGGCTGGACACCCCGGTGACGCCCGAGCGGGTGCTGATGGGGGTGGAGCGATTGAAGCGGGAGGCGCGGGGGTGA
- the xdhC gene encoding xanthine dehydrogenase accessory protein XdhC — MKRASDLTTFLAANPDAIVCTLTSVRGSSPREQGTFMLVGPQAIFGTIGGGALEYMVIEHARRLLANGQATEAMDVPLGPEIGQCCGGRVEVKLAYADAAMREHLAAVVAEEDAALPHVYVFGAGHVGRALAQILSLLPVQLEVIDTRREELAELPHGIKSRVVAMPEAVVRSAPEGSSYVILTHDHALDFMIAREALARRDAPYVGMVGSRTKRARFASWFKAEGGDGAALDRLVLPIGQQGLGDKRPEVIAALAAAEIMVHIGQREAEVAQARAPKPLGVVIGR; from the coding sequence ATGAAAAGAGCTTCCGACCTCACCACGTTCCTCGCCGCCAACCCAGACGCCATCGTCTGCACGCTGACCTCCGTGCGCGGCTCCAGTCCACGCGAACAGGGCACGTTCATGCTGGTTGGGCCGCAGGCGATCTTCGGCACGATCGGCGGCGGGGCGCTCGAATATATGGTGATTGAGCATGCGCGGCGGCTATTGGCCAACGGCCAAGCCACCGAGGCTATGGACGTGCCGCTCGGCCCAGAGATCGGCCAATGCTGTGGCGGCCGGGTCGAGGTGAAGCTCGCCTATGCCGATGCGGCGATGCGCGAACATCTGGCAGCCGTCGTGGCCGAGGAGGATGCCGCGCTGCCGCATGTCTATGTCTTTGGCGCCGGCCATGTGGGTCGGGCGCTGGCGCAGATATTGTCGCTGCTGCCGGTGCAGCTGGAAGTCATCGATACGCGCCGCGAAGAGCTGGCCGAACTCCCCCACGGCATCAAATCGCGGGTTGTCGCCATGCCCGAGGCCGTGGTGCGGTCGGCGCCCGAGGGCAGTTCCTACGTCATCCTCACGCATGACCACGCGCTCGATTTCATGATTGCACGGGAAGCGCTGGCGCGGCGCGATGCGCCCTATGTCGGCATGGTCGGCAGCCGGACCAAGCGGGCGAGATTTGCGAGCTGGTTCAAGGCCGAGGGCGGTGACGGGGCGGCGCTGGACAGGCTGGTGCTGCCTATCGGACAGCAAGGCCTTGGGGATAAGCGTCCCGAAGTCATAGCGGCACTGGCGGCAGCTGAAATTATGGTCCACATTGGGCAACGGGAAGCTGAAGTTGCGCAGGCACGCGCCCCCAAGCCATTGGGGGTGGTGATTGGACGCTAG